The Leptodactylus fuscus isolate aLepFus1 chromosome 3, aLepFus1.hap2, whole genome shotgun sequence genome has a segment encoding these proteins:
- the NKX2-2 gene encoding homeobox protein Nkx-2.2 codes for MSSLTNNTKTGFSVKDILDLPDTNDEEGSITEGADEDTEGSEPPKKSGGLGQSTLEAVQGLPGLKNPFYDNSDNPYTRWLATTESIQYSLHGFASSNSQQDSSPKSPEPSADESPDNDKETSSSADSGKKRKRRVLFSKAQTYELERRFRQQRYLSAPEREHLASLIRLTPTQVKIWFQNHRYKMKRARAEKGMEVTPLPSPRRVAVPVLVRDGKPCHTLKAQDLAATFPAGIPFSAYSAQSLQHMQYNAQYSSASNPQYPTAHHLVQAQQWTW; via the exons ATGTCTTCTTTAACAAACAACACCAAAACTGGGTTTTCTGTCAAGGACATTTTAGACTTGCCTGACACCAATGATGAAGAAGGATCCATTACTGAAGGGGCTGATGAAGATACAGAAGGGTCTGAGCCCCCTAAAAAATCTGGGGGGTTAGGACAGAGCACCCTAGAAGCTGTGCAAGGTCTGCCTGGTCTGAAAAACCCTTTCTATGACAATAGTGATAATCCTTATACAAGGTGGCTGGCTACTACAGAGAGCATCCAGTATTCCT TGCATGGTTTTGCATCTAGCAACTCCCAACAAGACTCCTCGCCCAAATCTCCAGAACCCTCAGCAGATGAATCCCCAGACAACGACAAGGAGACCTCAAGCAGCGCAGATTCTGGGAAGAAGAGGAAAAGACGGGTCCTGTTCTCCAAGGCACAGACTTATGAGCTGGAGAGGAGGTTCAGGCAGCAGAGATACCTGTCAGCCCCGGAGAGGGAGCACCTGGCCAGCTTGATCCGCCTCACCCCCACCCAGGTGAAGATCTGGTTCCAGAACCACAGGTACAAGATGAAGAGGGCTCGGGCAGAGAAAGGTATGGAAGtcacccctctcccctctcctagaCGGGTGGCAGTGCCAGTCTTAGTCAGAGATGGCAAACCCTGCCACACACTGAAAGCTCAGGACTTAGCAGCCACTTTTCCAGCTGGCATCCCTTTCTCAGCCTATAGCGCCCAGTCTTTACAGCATATGCAATATAATGCCCAGTACAGCTCTGCCAGTAACCCCCAGTACCCCACAGCCCATCACTTGGTGCAAGCCCAACAGTGGACTTGGTGA